One window of the Anaeromyxobacter dehalogenans 2CP-C genome contains the following:
- a CDS encoding NADH-quinone oxidoreductase subunit N → MTDLIPLVEENLRSTAWFRPEAALTVGALVLFVLDIAWKKRAARVAWLSAASLVVFAAAAALLAQQPADAQALFNGMLANDAFAIFFKWLFLGAGALTVLITAQGKDFDASRVGQFYGLLTAIVLGLFMMASATDLLMMYMSIELVSIVSYVLAGFRRADRKAAEGSLKYVIYGGVASGVMLFGMSYLYGLTGTTSLLELGPRIAAIQASGLSLAATRLALVVGAVFVAAGLAYKIAAVPFHMWCPDVYEGAPTPFTAFLSVGPKAAGFALALRFFLSAFSGPASPTTGLAEALGGIPWPAVIGVISAVTMTLGNLSALQQTNLKRLLAYSSIAHAGYMLMGLSAVSAMGVQSVMIYMLVYLVMNLGAFLVVIWVAESTGSESILDYRGLSKRAPVAAVAFAIFLFSLTGIPPFAGFAGKWYLFYAVFERVPGPGGNWYALLAIIAALNTAVSLFYYLRIVRAMFIDVPFAEPKPMAAKPGYQLMLGAFSVLILIFGVWWSPMIEWTRASLTLFRG, encoded by the coding sequence ATGACGGACCTCATCCCACTGGTCGAAGAGAACCTGCGCTCCACCGCGTGGTTCCGCCCCGAGGCGGCCCTCACGGTGGGCGCGCTGGTCCTCTTCGTGCTGGACATCGCCTGGAAGAAGCGCGCGGCCCGCGTGGCCTGGCTGAGCGCGGCCTCGCTGGTGGTGTTCGCGGCGGCGGCGGCCCTGCTCGCGCAGCAGCCCGCCGACGCGCAGGCGCTCTTCAACGGCATGCTCGCGAACGACGCGTTCGCGATCTTCTTCAAGTGGCTGTTCCTGGGCGCCGGCGCGCTGACCGTGCTCATCACCGCGCAGGGCAAGGACTTCGACGCCTCGCGGGTGGGCCAGTTCTACGGCCTGCTCACCGCCATCGTGCTCGGCCTGTTCATGATGGCGAGCGCGACCGACCTGCTCATGATGTACATGTCGATCGAGCTCGTCTCGATCGTGAGCTACGTGCTCGCCGGCTTCCGCCGCGCGGACCGCAAGGCCGCCGAGGGCTCGCTGAAGTACGTCATCTACGGCGGCGTGGCCTCGGGCGTAATGCTGTTCGGCATGAGCTACCTGTACGGCCTCACCGGCACGACCAGCCTGCTCGAGCTCGGGCCGCGCATCGCGGCCATCCAGGCGTCGGGCCTGTCGCTCGCGGCCACCCGCCTCGCGCTGGTGGTGGGCGCGGTGTTCGTCGCCGCGGGCCTCGCGTACAAGATCGCCGCGGTCCCGTTCCACATGTGGTGCCCGGACGTGTACGAGGGCGCGCCCACCCCGTTCACCGCGTTCCTCTCGGTGGGCCCGAAGGCGGCCGGCTTCGCGCTGGCGCTCCGGTTCTTCCTGTCCGCGTTCAGCGGCCCGGCCTCCCCGACCACCGGCCTGGCCGAGGCGCTGGGCGGGATCCCCTGGCCGGCGGTGATCGGCGTCATCTCCGCGGTCACCATGACGCTCGGCAACCTGAGCGCGCTGCAGCAGACGAACCTGAAGCGCCTGCTGGCGTACTCGTCGATCGCGCACGCCGGCTACATGCTGATGGGCCTCTCGGCGGTCTCGGCGATGGGCGTGCAGTCGGTGATGATCTACATGCTCGTCTACCTGGTGATGAACCTGGGCGCGTTCCTGGTCGTCATCTGGGTGGCGGAGTCCACCGGCTCCGAGTCGATCCTCGACTACCGGGGCCTGTCGAAGCGGGCGCCGGTCGCGGCCGTCGCGTTCGCGATCTTCCTGTTCTCGCTCACCGGCATCCCGCCGTTCGCCGGGTTCGCGGGCAAGTGGTACCTGTTCTACGCCGTGTTCGAGCGCGTCCCCGGCCCGGGCGGCAACTGGTACGCGCTGCTCGCGATCATCGCGGCGCTCAACACCGCGGTGTCGCTCTTCTACTACCTGCGGATCGTCCGGGCGATGTTCATCGACGTGCCGTTCGCCGAGCCGAAGCCCATGGCGGCGAAGCCCGGCTACCAGCTCATGCTGGGCGCGTTCTCGGTCCTGATCCTGATCTTCGGCGTCTGGTGGTCGCCGATGATCGAGTGGACGCGCGCGTCGCTCACGCTGTTCCGGGGCTAG
- a CDS encoding PHP domain-containing protein yields MGEPAAGQGVNGKIDLHSHSKASDGQYPAGEVAERASAAGVGVWALCDHDTVAGMDDAAAAAARLGLRLVPGIELSAFLERREIHLLGHFVDPAHPRLRAFEDFLALRRRERMQRIVEKLGALGLRLQVEDIEKWSGGKTIGRPHVARALVELGAVATVKEAFDAYLGEGKPAYVQRYRLEADEAVRLVRAAGGTTTVAHPGVSKLERWDLERLRQAGVEGLEVYHVDHNPSVREKYLRIAEALDLVPTAGSDFHGEAVAPDRHLGDVSMPEHELQRLEARRP; encoded by the coding sequence ATGGGTGAGCCGGCTGCCGGGCAGGGCGTCAACGGAAAGATAGACCTGCATTCCCACAGCAAGGCGTCTGACGGCCAGTATCCCGCCGGCGAGGTAGCCGAGCGGGCGAGCGCGGCGGGCGTGGGCGTGTGGGCGCTCTGCGACCACGACACCGTGGCGGGGATGGACGACGCGGCGGCGGCGGCCGCGCGGCTCGGGCTGCGGCTGGTGCCGGGCATCGAGCTCTCGGCGTTCCTGGAGCGCCGCGAGATCCACCTGCTCGGCCACTTCGTGGACCCGGCGCACCCGCGCCTGCGCGCGTTCGAGGACTTCCTGGCGCTGCGCCGGCGCGAGCGCATGCAGCGGATCGTCGAGAAGCTCGGCGCGCTGGGCCTGCGCCTCCAGGTCGAGGACATCGAGAAGTGGAGCGGCGGCAAGACCATCGGCCGCCCCCATGTCGCGCGCGCGCTGGTCGAGCTGGGCGCGGTGGCCACCGTGAAGGAGGCCTTCGACGCCTACCTCGGAGAGGGGAAGCCGGCCTACGTGCAGCGCTACCGCCTCGAGGCCGACGAGGCCGTCCGCCTGGTGCGGGCCGCCGGCGGCACCACCACGGTCGCGCACCCCGGCGTCTCGAAGCTGGAGCGCTGGGATCTCGAGCGCCTCCGCCAGGCGGGCGTGGAGGGGCTGGAGGTCTACCACGTGGATCACAACCCCTCGGTGCGCGAGAAGTACCTGCGCATCGCCGAGGCGCTGGACCTCGTGCCCACCGCCGGCTCCGACTTCCACGGCGAGGCCGTCGCGCCCGACCGCCACCTCGGCGACGTGAGCATGCCCGAGCACGAGCTGCAGCGCCTCGAGGCGCGAAGGCCGTAG
- a CDS encoding RrF2 family transcriptional regulator — MQHVLRISRKIDYGLRAMIYLASIPQDSVVPFREIARQMDVPEDFLAKILKTLVDTGLVRSTRGPHGGYALARMPVDISFLDVIESVEGPVALNVCLDGEDACGHSTACTMVSVWRLGQERMLDVYRQAKLSELAFKPADDGQIGLVQLQIQSSARPVI, encoded by the coding sequence ATGCAGCACGTACTCCGGATCTCACGGAAGATCGACTACGGCCTGAGGGCCATGATCTATCTCGCGTCGATCCCGCAGGATTCCGTGGTCCCGTTCCGCGAGATCGCCCGGCAGATGGACGTGCCGGAGGACTTCCTCGCCAAGATCCTGAAGACCCTGGTGGACACCGGCCTGGTCCGCTCCACCCGCGGCCCGCACGGCGGCTACGCGCTGGCGCGGATGCCGGTGGACATCAGCTTCCTCGACGTGATCGAGTCGGTGGAGGGGCCGGTCGCCCTCAACGTCTGCCTCGACGGCGAGGACGCCTGCGGCCACTCCACGGCGTGCACCATGGTGTCGGTGTGGCGCCTGGGGCAGGAGCGGATGCTCGACGTCTACCGGCAGGCCAAGCTCTCCGAGCTCGCCTTCAAGCCGGCGGACGACGGCCAGATCGGCCTGGTGCAGCTCCAGATCCAGTCGTCCGCGCGACCGGTCATCTGA
- a CDS encoding agmatinase family protein: MTFDPSAAAQPGSGVFGLPHSERDAGVVLVPVPFEATTSYGGGTSRGPEAILDASRQVDLFDVETGRPYEAGIHMLPVPEEIARLDREARAAAEPVIAAGGLVPGRQDLARAAAEVDEACGRVNAWVEDRVAGLLARGKTVGLVGGDHSTALGAIAAHARRHPGMGLLHVDAHADLRVAFEGFTYSHASVIYNAAERLPELSRIVQVGLRDLSEEEHAYAAASGGRIVQHHDAALSRARFEGEPWAAQVGRIVEPLPREVYVTFDVDGLDPTLCPHTGTPVPGGLSFQEAAYLVGAVVRSGRRIVGFDVVEVSPGPEGGDWDGNVGARLLYKLIGWALAGR; encoded by the coding sequence ATGACCTTCGATCCCTCCGCCGCCGCGCAGCCCGGCTCCGGCGTGTTCGGCCTCCCCCACTCCGAGCGCGACGCGGGCGTGGTGCTCGTCCCGGTGCCGTTCGAGGCCACCACCTCCTACGGCGGCGGCACCTCGCGCGGCCCGGAGGCGATCCTCGACGCGAGCCGGCAGGTGGACCTGTTCGACGTGGAGACCGGCCGCCCGTACGAGGCCGGCATCCACATGCTCCCGGTGCCGGAGGAGATCGCGCGGCTCGACCGCGAGGCGCGCGCGGCCGCCGAGCCGGTGATCGCCGCCGGTGGCCTGGTGCCCGGCCGGCAGGACCTGGCGCGGGCGGCCGCCGAGGTGGACGAGGCCTGCGGGCGCGTGAACGCCTGGGTGGAGGACCGCGTCGCCGGGCTGCTCGCCCGCGGCAAGACCGTCGGCCTGGTGGGCGGCGACCACTCCACCGCGCTCGGCGCCATCGCCGCGCACGCGCGGCGCCACCCGGGCATGGGCCTCCTGCACGTGGACGCCCACGCCGACCTGCGCGTCGCGTTCGAGGGGTTCACGTACAGCCACGCCTCGGTGATCTACAACGCCGCCGAGCGGCTCCCGGAGCTGTCCCGGATCGTGCAGGTCGGCCTGCGCGACCTCTCCGAGGAGGAGCACGCCTACGCGGCGGCGTCGGGCGGCCGGATCGTGCAGCACCACGACGCCGCGCTTTCCCGCGCGCGCTTCGAGGGCGAGCCCTGGGCGGCGCAGGTCGGGCGCATCGTCGAGCCGCTGCCGCGCGAGGTGTACGTCACCTTCGACGTGGACGGGCTCGATCCCACGCTCTGCCCGCACACCGGCACGCCGGTGCCGGGCGGCCTCTCGTTCCAGGAGGCCGCGTACCTCGTCGGCGCGGTGGTGCGGAGCGGCCGGCGCATCGTCGGCTTCGACGTGGTCGAGGTCTCGCCCGGCCCCGAGGGCGGCGACTGGGACGGCAACGTGGGCGCCCGCCTGCTCTACAAGCTGATCGGCTGGGCGCTGGCCGGGCGCTGA
- the clpX gene encoding ATP-dependent Clp protease ATP-binding subunit ClpX, with translation MKPPLRLDEPLPVLTPREIHARLSQYVIGQEPAKRALAVAAYSHVKRVALRRASREVALQKSNVLLIGPTGCGKTHLARHLARVLEVPFHVADATEFTEAGYYGKDVETMIGELLLRASHSIEEAQRGIVFVDEVDKIARRSQPARGGAGQRDIGGEGVQQALLKLLEGREVHVPLGLGGPQWARRDTVPVDTTDILFVCAGTFSDLFSYGGDGRSLGFGAARPGAAAPRRRIRPRDLVEYGMLAEFLGRLPVVVQLDELGPEALLEVLTGPPDAVLRQMRALLAADGVELDVTDGALRELVAFARERGAGARGLRAVVEEVLAELLFEAPERSGTRVLLDAPWVRARLEAIGPGIVAADGPERLAGG, from the coding sequence GTGAAGCCGCCGCTCCGCCTCGACGAGCCGCTCCCCGTCCTCACCCCCCGCGAGATCCACGCGCGGCTCTCGCAGTACGTCATCGGCCAGGAGCCCGCGAAGCGCGCGCTGGCGGTGGCGGCGTACAGCCACGTGAAGCGCGTGGCGCTGCGCCGCGCCAGCCGCGAGGTGGCGCTGCAGAAGTCGAACGTGCTGCTCATCGGCCCGACCGGCTGCGGCAAGACCCACCTCGCGCGCCACCTGGCCCGCGTGCTCGAGGTCCCGTTCCACGTCGCCGACGCCACCGAGTTCACCGAGGCCGGCTACTACGGCAAGGACGTGGAGACGATGATCGGCGAGCTGCTGCTGCGCGCGAGCCACTCCATCGAGGAGGCGCAGCGCGGCATCGTGTTCGTGGACGAGGTGGACAAGATCGCGCGCCGCTCGCAGCCGGCCCGCGGCGGCGCCGGCCAGCGCGACATCGGCGGCGAGGGCGTGCAGCAGGCGCTCCTGAAGCTGCTGGAGGGGCGCGAGGTGCACGTGCCGCTCGGCCTGGGCGGGCCGCAGTGGGCGCGGCGCGACACCGTTCCGGTGGACACCACCGACATCCTGTTCGTCTGCGCCGGGACCTTCTCCGACCTGTTCTCCTACGGCGGCGACGGCCGCTCGCTGGGCTTCGGGGCGGCGCGGCCGGGGGCGGCGGCGCCGCGCCGGCGGATCCGGCCGCGCGACCTGGTGGAGTACGGGATGCTGGCCGAGTTCCTGGGCCGGCTGCCGGTGGTGGTGCAGCTCGACGAGCTCGGGCCCGAGGCGCTGCTGGAGGTGCTCACCGGCCCGCCGGACGCGGTGCTCCGCCAGATGCGCGCGCTGCTCGCGGCGGACGGCGTGGAGCTGGACGTCACCGACGGCGCGCTGCGCGAGCTGGTCGCGTTCGCGCGCGAGCGCGGGGCGGGCGCGCGCGGGCTCCGCGCGGTGGTGGAGGAGGTGCTCGCCGAGCTGCTCTTCGAGGCCCCGGAGCGGAGCGGCACGCGCGTGCTGCTCGACGCGCCCTGGGTCCGCGCGCGCCTCGAGGCGATCGGGCCGGGGATCGTGGCGGCGGACGGGCCGGAGCGGCTCGCCGGCGGCTGA
- a CDS encoding CvpA family protein, which yields MTLDLAVLAVLALAAVAGAMSGALRQLVELGGAVLGWLAARHLAGAVAGGLDRWMPGLVARAAAPALLFLGTWALVSLVGALVLRATGVSAVVRGPADRGLGALLGGAKGALAAWVLVSALLLAAAGAPRALGLDLRGSDFAALVRSHDLLERLDLEQARALERALHR from the coding sequence GTGACGCTCGACCTCGCCGTGCTCGCGGTGCTGGCGCTGGCCGCGGTGGCCGGCGCGATGAGCGGCGCGCTGCGCCAGCTGGTCGAGCTGGGCGGCGCGGTGCTGGGCTGGCTCGCGGCGCGGCACCTCGCCGGCGCGGTGGCGGGCGGCCTCGACCGCTGGATGCCGGGGCTGGTGGCGCGCGCGGCCGCCCCGGCGCTCCTGTTCCTCGGCACCTGGGCGCTCGTGTCGCTGGTGGGCGCGCTCGTGCTGCGCGCCACCGGCGTGTCCGCGGTGGTGCGCGGCCCGGCCGACCGCGGGCTGGGGGCGCTGCTCGGCGGGGCGAAGGGCGCGCTGGCGGCCTGGGTCCTGGTCTCGGCGCTGCTGCTCGCCGCCGCGGGGGCGCCCCGGGCGCTCGGGCTCGACCTGCGCGGGAGCGACTTCGCCGCGCTGGTGCGGTCGCACGACCTGCTCGAGCGGCTCGACCTGGAGCAGGCGCGCGCGCTCGAGCGCGCGCTCCACCGCTGA
- a CDS encoding J domain-containing protein: MDAQFLIEVETLAAALDQLDYYGVLKIPATATPPEIKAAYYRESRTFHPDRYAAVPSAEVRDLVGRIYRRVNEAYTVLRDDRKRARYLADISGPDRERKLRFTEADEAAVKEEQKRKLEEQLGQTPNGRKFYAAALTEIQAGRWEAAERALKSALMYEPANARFKEQLALVAAEAEKLRPKGDYRIK; encoded by the coding sequence ATGGACGCGCAGTTCCTCATCGAGGTGGAGACGCTGGCGGCCGCGCTCGACCAGCTCGACTACTACGGGGTGCTGAAGATCCCCGCCACGGCCACGCCGCCGGAGATCAAGGCGGCCTACTACCGCGAGTCGCGCACCTTCCACCCGGACCGCTACGCGGCGGTGCCGAGCGCCGAGGTCCGCGACCTGGTGGGCCGCATCTACCGGCGGGTGAACGAGGCGTACACGGTGCTGCGCGACGACCGGAAGCGCGCGCGCTACCTGGCCGACATCTCCGGGCCGGACCGCGAGCGCAAGCTCCGCTTCACCGAGGCCGACGAGGCGGCGGTGAAGGAGGAGCAGAAGCGGAAGCTGGAGGAGCAGCTCGGGCAGACGCCGAACGGCCGCAAGTTCTACGCGGCCGCGCTCACCGAGATCCAGGCGGGGCGCTGGGAAGCGGCCGAGCGGGCGCTGAAGAGCGCGCTCATGTACGAGCCGGCCAACGCCCGCTTCAAGGAGCAGCTCGCGCTGGTGGCCGCCGAGGCCGAGAAGCTCCGCCCCAAGGGCGACTACCGGATCAAGTAG
- a CDS encoding Hsp70 family protein, with amino-acid sequence MSDDIAVGIDLGTSYSCVATAQGDEAPPAVLPNEWGERTHASVVSFLDDGTVLVGNDAKKNIITNAENTVYSAKRLIGRFYFSDEVKKAQAVMPYRIVEGPNNSVRIGVRDKIFSVPEVSALVLKEMKAIAETALGREVKKAVVTCPAYFNDNQRQATKDAGRIAGLEVLRIINEPTAAALAYGFGRDINQKICVYDLGGGTFDVSILEIGKDVFEVLSTAGDTYLGGDDFDDRIMTWLADDFLAKHGLDLRQNKFCLQMLKEAGERAKIDVGRDGVAAIQVPGICQSPEGEVIDLAQKLTQDQFNRMVMDLVQRTFKVCDEALQSARLTAGDIDAVILVGGPTRLPIIRNSVRHYFQREPMTGVDPDEVVALGAAIQARALLSTTAATAGQASYLLDVTPLSLRVGTVGGFTEKIIEKNTPIPIEKSKTFTTSRDGQDRVRIRVYQGESNRADGCELLGEFEFTGFRIGYRGEVQIQVTFEIDSNGIVNVSATDLETGQKTSTTISLSSGLSEQDLRKAIDDNAGIELARGPRAA; translated from the coding sequence ATGAGCGACGACATCGCCGTCGGTATCGATCTCGGAACCAGCTACAGCTGTGTGGCCACCGCCCAGGGCGACGAGGCGCCGCCCGCCGTGCTCCCCAACGAATGGGGGGAGCGGACGCACGCGTCGGTGGTGTCGTTCCTCGACGACGGCACGGTGCTGGTCGGCAACGACGCGAAGAAGAACATCATCACCAACGCCGAGAACACCGTGTACTCGGCGAAGCGCCTCATCGGCCGCTTCTACTTCTCCGACGAGGTGAAGAAGGCGCAGGCGGTGATGCCGTACCGGATCGTCGAGGGGCCGAACAACTCGGTCCGCATCGGCGTCCGCGACAAGATCTTCTCGGTGCCCGAGGTCTCCGCGCTGGTGCTGAAGGAGATGAAGGCCATCGCCGAGACGGCGCTCGGGCGCGAGGTGAAGAAGGCGGTCGTCACCTGCCCGGCCTACTTCAACGACAACCAGCGCCAGGCCACCAAGGACGCCGGCCGCATCGCCGGGCTCGAGGTGCTGCGCATCATCAACGAGCCCACCGCGGCGGCGCTCGCCTACGGGTTCGGCCGGGACATCAACCAGAAGATCTGCGTCTACGACCTCGGCGGCGGCACGTTCGACGTGTCGATCCTGGAGATTGGCAAGGACGTGTTCGAGGTGCTGTCCACCGCCGGCGACACCTACCTCGGCGGCGACGACTTCGACGACCGGATCATGACCTGGCTCGCCGACGACTTCCTGGCGAAGCACGGGCTCGACCTCCGCCAGAACAAGTTCTGCCTCCAGATGCTGAAGGAGGCGGGCGAGCGCGCCAAGATCGACGTGGGGCGCGACGGGGTGGCCGCCATCCAGGTGCCCGGCATCTGCCAGTCGCCGGAGGGCGAGGTCATCGACCTCGCCCAGAAGCTCACCCAGGACCAGTTCAACCGGATGGTGATGGACCTGGTGCAGCGCACGTTCAAGGTGTGCGACGAGGCGCTGCAGTCGGCGCGCCTCACCGCCGGGGACATCGACGCCGTCATCCTGGTGGGCGGGCCCACCCGGCTGCCCATCATCCGCAACAGCGTCCGCCACTACTTCCAGCGCGAGCCGATGACCGGGGTCGATCCGGACGAGGTGGTCGCGCTCGGCGCCGCGATCCAGGCGCGCGCGCTGCTCTCGACCACCGCGGCGACCGCCGGCCAGGCCAGCTACCTGCTGGACGTGACGCCGCTCTCGCTGCGGGTCGGCACGGTGGGCGGGTTCACCGAGAAGATCATCGAGAAGAACACCCCCATCCCCATCGAGAAGTCGAAGACCTTCACCACCAGCCGCGACGGCCAGGACCGGGTGCGGATCCGCGTCTACCAGGGCGAGTCGAACCGCGCCGACGGCTGCGAGCTGCTGGGCGAGTTCGAGTTCACCGGGTTCCGCATCGGCTACCGCGGCGAGGTGCAGATCCAGGTGACGTTCGAGATCGACTCGAACGGCATCGTGAACGTCTCCGCCACCGACCTGGAGACCGGGCAGAAGACCTCGACCACCATCAGCCTCTCCTCCGGCCTCTCGGAGCAGGACCTCCGCAAGGCCATCGACGACAACGCGGGCATCGAGCTCGCGCGCGGCCCCCGCGCGGCCTGA
- a CDS encoding class II glutamine amidotransferase, whose product MGALAAILQSDPNLMRCQLARLRANVSLQDGDVLPDAYGFGYYQAGSVLLGKRPTGAPSALALPDLVGRVDSEAVLVHARRATLGTAKDENTHPFRFRRWLFAHDGAIEGFDQVKPRLLEGLPEFLRRNIAGDTDSEHAFMWFLKLLRDEGALDDLDLDAQVAGRALARTVRQLEAWCREVGEQRPSRLCFVATNGRSLVATRRGGPLFYALLEGIVPCELDEIGPDTPESDPRVRPHRRVKAVCFASRLLAPNGFIEVPEGSVVSVSRTLQVTVSSLANA is encoded by the coding sequence ATGGGCGCGCTCGCAGCCATCCTCCAGAGCGATCCGAACCTCATGCGGTGCCAGCTCGCCCGGCTGAGGGCGAACGTGTCCCTGCAGGACGGGGACGTGCTGCCGGACGCGTACGGGTTCGGCTACTACCAGGCCGGCAGCGTCCTGCTCGGGAAGCGTCCCACGGGTGCGCCGTCCGCGCTCGCGCTCCCCGACCTCGTCGGGCGGGTGGACTCCGAGGCGGTGCTGGTCCACGCGCGCCGCGCCACGCTCGGGACGGCGAAGGACGAGAACACCCATCCCTTCCGGTTCCGGCGGTGGCTGTTCGCCCACGACGGCGCCATCGAGGGCTTCGACCAGGTGAAGCCCAGGCTCCTCGAGGGCCTCCCCGAGTTCCTGCGGCGCAACATCGCCGGCGACACCGACTCCGAGCACGCGTTCATGTGGTTCCTCAAGCTGCTCCGCGACGAGGGAGCGCTCGACGATCTGGACCTCGACGCCCAGGTGGCCGGGCGCGCGCTGGCCCGCACCGTGCGCCAGCTCGAGGCGTGGTGCCGGGAGGTGGGCGAGCAGCGGCCCTCGCGGCTGTGCTTCGTCGCGACCAACGGCCGGTCGCTGGTCGCCACCCGGCGCGGCGGCCCGCTGTTCTACGCGCTGCTCGAGGGCATCGTCCCCTGCGAGCTGGACGAGATCGGGCCGGACACGCCGGAGAGCGATCCGCGCGTCCGGCCGCACCGCCGCGTGAAGGCGGTCTGCTTCGCCTCGCGGCTCCTCGCGCCGAACGGCTTCATCGAGGTGCCCGAGGGGAGCGTCGTCTCGGTGAGCCGGACGCTCCAGGTGACGGTGTCGTCGCTCGCGAACGCGTAG
- a CDS encoding deoxyguanosinetriphosphate triphosphohydrolase: MTPGSGTIREMLEDLEERTLHPRAARSAASRGRARPEEPDPERPAFQRDRDRLLHCKAFRRLAGKTQVFLAPRGDHYRTRLTHTLEVAQVARSIARALRLNEMLVEAMVMGHDLGHTPFGHAGERVLNQEVPGGFHHVVQSVRVVDVLEKDGRGLNLTAEVRDGILRHSKGKGNVLLKGSGEKALTLEAEIVRIADIVAYVNHDLDDALRAGLFAEADLPADIRRTLGGGRSERFATLVHDVIRRSDVDGGGHIEMSPDVHQALLALRDFLYARVYENPVVHDEFVKAQRILRDLWEWCLEDPARLATRHGVVPRDGEGLERAVTDWLSGMTDRFALATWEELFVPRPWSLL; the protein is encoded by the coding sequence ATGACACCGGGATCGGGAACCATCCGCGAGATGCTGGAGGACCTGGAGGAGCGCACGCTCCACCCGCGCGCGGCGCGCTCCGCCGCCTCGCGCGGCCGCGCCCGCCCCGAGGAGCCGGATCCGGAGCGCCCCGCGTTCCAGCGCGACCGCGACCGGCTGCTGCACTGCAAGGCGTTCCGCCGGCTGGCGGGGAAGACGCAGGTGTTCCTCGCGCCCCGCGGCGACCACTACCGCACCCGGCTCACGCACACGCTGGAGGTGGCCCAGGTGGCGCGGTCCATCGCCCGCGCCCTGCGGCTGAACGAGATGCTGGTCGAGGCGATGGTGATGGGCCACGACCTCGGCCACACGCCGTTCGGCCACGCCGGCGAGCGGGTGCTGAACCAGGAGGTGCCGGGCGGCTTCCACCACGTGGTGCAGTCGGTGCGGGTGGTGGACGTGCTCGAGAAGGACGGCCGCGGCCTCAACCTCACCGCCGAGGTGCGGGACGGGATCCTCCGGCACTCGAAGGGCAAGGGCAACGTGCTGCTCAAGGGCTCGGGCGAGAAGGCGCTCACGCTCGAGGCGGAGATCGTCCGCATCGCGGACATCGTGGCCTACGTGAACCACGACCTCGACGACGCGCTGCGCGCCGGCCTGTTCGCGGAGGCCGACCTGCCGGCCGACATCCGCCGCACGCTGGGCGGCGGGCGCTCCGAGCGCTTCGCCACGCTGGTCCACGACGTGATCCGCCGCTCGGACGTGGACGGCGGCGGGCACATCGAGATGTCGCCGGACGTGCACCAGGCGCTGCTGGCGCTCCGCGACTTCCTGTACGCGCGCGTCTACGAGAACCCGGTCGTCCACGACGAGTTCGTGAAGGCGCAGCGCATCCTGCGCGATCTCTGGGAGTGGTGCCTGGAGGACCCGGCGCGCCTGGCCACCCGCCACGGCGTCGTCCCGCGCGACGGCGAGGGGCTGGAGCGCGCCGTCACCGACTGGCTCTCGGGGATGACCGACCGGTTCGCGCTCGCGACCTGGGAGGAGCTGTTCGTGCCCCGGCCCTGGTCGCTGCTGTAG
- the mrtX gene encoding myxosortase MrtX has translation MPEPLPNAGAAPAPPDPPRTLVGTWAMAILAIALAKAVALVEPTGLLGANLAGVAAFAFIALPDARLRARGEGWDAYGLPWHGARDPRTWRALGRGALAALLACAVVFPPFVAGFWAYAEVLPRLPEGLARALAPYAGAPHLAPRLPDHALRLVAVQVLVVALPEELFYRGWMQTSWARTAPGEGRTVLGARLGAGFLRTQLLFAAGHLVTLQPWRLATLLPGLLFGWLRARTGGLVAPVLVHAASNLLLATLEASFYR, from the coding sequence GTGCCCGAGCCGCTCCCGAACGCCGGCGCCGCGCCCGCCCCGCCGGATCCGCCGCGGACGCTGGTGGGGACCTGGGCGATGGCCATCCTGGCGATCGCGCTGGCGAAGGCCGTGGCGCTGGTGGAGCCCACCGGGCTGCTCGGCGCGAACCTGGCCGGCGTGGCGGCGTTCGCGTTCATCGCGCTCCCCGACGCGCGCCTGCGCGCGCGAGGCGAGGGGTGGGACGCCTACGGCCTGCCCTGGCACGGCGCCCGCGATCCGCGCACCTGGCGCGCGCTCGGGCGCGGGGCGCTCGCGGCGCTCCTCGCCTGCGCGGTGGTGTTCCCGCCGTTCGTGGCGGGCTTCTGGGCGTACGCGGAGGTGCTCCCCCGCCTGCCGGAGGGCCTCGCCCGCGCGCTCGCGCCCTACGCCGGGGCGCCGCACCTGGCGCCGCGCCTCCCGGACCACGCGCTGCGGCTGGTCGCGGTGCAGGTGCTGGTGGTGGCGCTCCCGGAGGAGCTGTTCTACCGAGGGTGGATGCAGACGTCGTGGGCGCGCACCGCGCCGGGGGAGGGGCGGACCGTGCTCGGCGCCCGGCTCGGCGCGGGCTTCCTGCGGACCCAGCTCCTGTTCGCGGCGGGGCACCTCGTCACGCTCCAGCCCTGGCGGCTCGCCACGCTGCTGCCCGGCCTGCTCTTCGGCTGGCTGCGCGCGCGCACCGGCGGCCTGGTCGCGCCGGTGCTCGTGCACGCGGCGTCGAACCTGCTCCTCGCCACCCTCGAGGCCTCCTTCTACCGGTGA